The following is a genomic window from Amycolatopsis sp. BJA-103.
CGGCATCGTCGCCTCCTCGGACAAGGGTGCCATGCACCGTAGCCGAGGAAAGGCGTTCGTGCGCCACTGGCGCACAAACGCCGATCCGATTCGACTTTAGTCGGTTGATCGAGGGGAAAGGTCGGCCGAAACTAGGCGGACCGCGGTGCTCATTCCTCGAAATCCCTTATGGAGAAAAGAATGAAGGCGATTCGTCGTGCCGTCACCGGCACGTTCCTGATGGTGCCCGCGTTCGCCGCGGTGGTCGTGCTCGCCCCCGTCGCACAGGCGACGGACACCGGGCGTCCCGGCGGCGTCGAAAGTTCCAAGGTCGCGGACAACACCCACCTGAAGATCGCGAGCGGCGCGGCGAAGGACGCTGTCGCGGCCAAGCGGGTCCTGCGTTACACCCAGCTGGAACAGAAGTACGACATGTGGTGCTGGGCGGCGGACGGCGCCGGCATCGAACAGGCGCTCGGCGCTTCGATCAGCCAGGACGAGTTCTGTGCCGAGACCAAGGGAACCGCGGTCGGATACTGTCCGAACGAAACGGCCTACATGACCGAGATCGCCCAGGGCTTCCGCAACACCGGGTTCCAGGCCACCTATGTGGACAGTGCGCTGTCGTGGAACGAGGTGCGGCGCCAGATCGACGCGGGGCAGCCGATCATGGCGGACATCAACTGGTCGAACGGCGGCTACCACGCCCAGACGATCTACGGCTACGACGCCGGGAACTCCACGATCAACTACGGCGACCCGTGGCCGTCGTATCAGCGCTACCAGACCCGTACCTACAACAGCTATCTGAGCAACAGCTCGTTCAGCTGGGCCGACACCATCAGCGGCATCAGGAAGGGCTGACCCGTCATGGCCCGTCCTGTTCGAGCGATCTCCCTGCTGGCGGCGATCCTGCTCGCCGCCGTGGCGTTCTCACCCGCCGCCGGTGCCCGAAGCGACGAAGTACCGCGTCTCGACGCGGCCCGGCTCTCGGCCGCCGTCGCCGCGGCACACACCCCGGCAGCGGCGAGCATCGCCAGAACGAACCTCGAACAGGGCGGGCTTCCCGCACCGGGAGCGCTGGGCATCGCGGGAACGGGCATACCCGCCTACGCGATCAATCCGGATTTCGTCCGGGGGATTCCCGGTGCGCCCGCCGGAAGGCTCGCCTATGTCGCCGTCGTGGTCACGGCTGCCGACGGCCGGAAGGCGACGCTTCAGGTCGCGCCACAGGGCGCTGACGGCTGGACGGCCGAGGCGGCGTTGTCGGGCGCGGACGAACGCGAGCTCGCGGAGTCCCTCCCTCCGGGAGCCGCGCTACTCGGTGAGCCCCAGATCAACGGCTGGTACGCCCTCGAACCGGGGAAGGTCACGTTGTTGCGGGCGAGCCTGCCGCAGAACGCCGTCGGCGAGCCCGTCCCCCTCGCCGACTACCAGCGGCAGGTCGCGAAACGGTACGGTGACCGGCTTCCCGGTGGCCCGGCCGATCGGAAGGGGGAGCTCGGGTTCGTCCGCGACGATCCGAACGAGACGCCCGTTCCCGGTGTCGTCTGGGTGGCCGCGGGCGTGCTCCTGCTCTGTGCGGCCGCGGTGGTTCTGGTGCTACGACGGCGCGCACGCGAAGCTGGTATCGGCCGGCCCGGCACCGAGCAGCGCGCGGCCTAGCCCCACCCTTCGATGAGCCGGGCGAGCACCAAGGTCGCGATGGGGAACCGGGCAAGGGCATCCACATCATGGACTCGTAGGCGCGCAGATCGTCCGAGCAAAGCCATGGATGTCACGATGCTCGCCGTTTGGAAGGCAGGGAACGCACCGAAGGCCGATACCGGGCGTTGCTCGACAGCGCCGGTTTCACTCTCGACCGGATCGCGCCGACCCCCAGCCCTTTCGCCGTTCTGGAAGCGACACTGCTGTGATACCGGTGGCTGCCGGGCAGGGCCGGCAGCCACCGGACAAGGCGGTACTCAGCCGCGCGGGATCCGGGGCAGGAGCAGGTACGGCCGCTGCTTCTCGTTGCTGTGCAGGGTGGTCCGGCCGTGGAAGGCCGGCCGGTCCCGGTCGCCGGGGAGCTCGTGCCAGTAGGCGCCGCTACCGCGAATTTCACGACCGTAGACGATCTCGTGCGGCCCGGGCAGGTGGTGTTCATAGTCTTGGCCGCGCACGGACACCCCGAGGGTGTATCCGGCCGGGACGACGATCGACAGTGGCCAGATCTCGACGTCCACTTCATACACCTGCCCGTTGACCAGCGGGGAGATCTCGGTGTGCCGCTGCCATGGCCGGTACGGTCGCGACAGGTCCGGGTCGAGTTCGCGGTGCGAGACGCGCAGCCAGCCTTGGCCGACGGGGCCGTGGGGCTCGAAGGCGGTCGGGAAAAGCACTTCGGTGCCCTCGGGGTCGAACAGGTGCACCGTGGCGAACAGGTCGGCGTCCTCGGTCGTGGACGAGACGAACAGCTTCAGCGCCGCGGGGCCGGTGTACTCCACCTTCCGGTCGGCGGGCGGCAAGGTGAACATCAGTCCTTCCGACCGCGCGACGAACTCCGAGTGCTGCGCGCCGGCCGGAGCGCGGTCGGTCAAGGCACCGGTGTCGAGGTCGAGGTGCAGTTCGGTCCATTCCGTGCGCGCGAGAGGCCATTCCCGCTCGTATCGTGGGAAGAAGCCATCGGGCGTGCGCACCTGCAGCTGAACCGGCGGCTGGTCGTCCCACCCGTTGGCCTCGCCTTTGAGGAAGTGGTCGAAGAAGCGCCGCTGCACATCGAGGCCGTAGTCGGTGTAGAACTCCGTCCAGTGTTCGAGCCCGTGCACTTCCAGCCACTTCCGCTCGGACGAAACGCGTTGGTAGCCCTCGAAGTTCCCTCGCGAGTGCAGGCCCATACCGCCCCAGTTGGCTGCGGTGAGCACGGGCACGGAGATCTTCTCCAGAACCGCGGTGCGGTCCCGGTAGTAGTCGTCGACGACGGGCCGGTCGAGCAGCACCTCGGAGATCCGGATCGCGGCCGCCCGCAGTTCCTCCTCCGTGCGCACCGGTTTGCCCGACACCTTACGGCCGGTGTTCGGGTTGAGCGGCGCCTCCGCGCGGCCGTGCTGGATGCGCAGCACCTGGTGCGGCGCCCAGCCGGGCATGAACTCCGACGGGATCCCGCCGTGGTGGGTGTACTCGCGGAAGAAGTCGGACGCGCCCTCCCACGGGCAGATGGC
Proteins encoded in this region:
- a CDS encoding papain-like cysteine protease family protein, giving the protein MKAIRRAVTGTFLMVPAFAAVVVLAPVAQATDTGRPGGVESSKVADNTHLKIASGAAKDAVAAKRVLRYTQLEQKYDMWCWAADGAGIEQALGASISQDEFCAETKGTAVGYCPNETAYMTEIAQGFRNTGFQATYVDSALSWNEVRRQIDAGQPIMADINWSNGGYHAQTIYGYDAGNSTINYGDPWPSYQRYQTRTYNSYLSNSSFSWADTISGIRKG
- a CDS encoding CocE/NonD family hydrolase; this translates as MTQHYEPYSEVRDGMRVDWDVRITMSDGVTLAVDIFRPDDDGPHPVLLAASPYGKGLAFAEGFASAFSALVREHPEVAEKSTSAYQVWEYPDPERWVPEGYVCVRIDVRGTGGSEGEIDFFSPRETQDLYEAIEWAGVQPWSNGNVGMLGISYLATNQWQAAALSPPHLKAICPWEGASDFFREYTHHGGIPSEFMPGWAPHQVLRIQHGRAEAPLNPNTGRKVSGKPVRTEEELRAAAIRISEVLLDRPVVDDYYRDRTAVLEKISVPVLTAANWGGMGLHSRGNFEGYQRVSSERKWLEVHGLEHWTEFYTDYGLDVQRRFFDHFLKGEANGWDDQPPVQLQVRTPDGFFPRYEREWPLARTEWTELHLDLDTGALTDRAPAGAQHSEFVARSEGLMFTLPPADRKVEYTGPAALKLFVSSTTEDADLFATVHLFDPEGTEVLFPTAFEPHGPVGQGWLRVSHRELDPDLSRPYRPWQRHTEISPLVNGQVYEVDVEIWPLSIVVPAGYTLGVSVRGQDYEHHLPGPHEIVYGREIRGSGAYWHELPGDRDRPAFHGRTTLHSNEKQRPYLLLPRIPRG